In the Pseudoliparis swirei isolate HS2019 ecotype Mariana Trench chromosome 21, NWPU_hadal_v1, whole genome shotgun sequence genome, one interval contains:
- the LOC130212168 gene encoding PC-esterase domain-containing protein 1A-like, translating into MCVSHLQASQLLHNKFVVVLGDSIQRSVYKDLVLLLQKEKFLSKRQLKRKGEACFEQDCLLEGGSLETLTNGTGYREVRQFKSDHHLVRFYFVTRVYSPYMRSILDDFRNGLKPDVIIFNSCVWDISRYNSRWLAKYRENLHTLFSELREVVPPETLAIWNLTMPLGERIRGGFLVPEIEHRAPQLRYDVIEANFFSGTLAGAYGLDVLDLHFQFRFSLQHRTRDGVHWNAVAHRHITSLLLEHSAEAWGVALPVVGEEEDRPHTHTHAHCNNGEQSPDTSLLLAIENTKPAGK; encoded by the exons ATGTGTGTGAGCCACCTTCAGGCCAGCCAGCTGCTGCACAACAAGTTTGTGGTGGTGCTGGGGGACTCCA TTCAGAGGTCTGTCTACAAGGACCTGGTCCTGCTGCTGCAGAAGGAAAAGTTTCTGTCCAAGCGTCAACTGAAGCGCAAG GGAGAGGCGTGTTTTGAACAGGACTGCCTGCTGGAGGGCGGCTCTTTGGAGACACTGACTAATGGCACTGGGTACAGGGAGGTTCGCCAGTTCAAGTCCGACCACCATTTAGTCCGCTTCTACTTCGTGACGCGGGTTTACTCTCCCTACATGCGGAGCATCTTGGATGACTTTCGCAATGGCTTGAAACCTGATGTCATCATCTTCAACTCCTGTGTGTGGGATATTTCCAG ATACAACTCCAGGTGGCTAGCCAAGTACAGGGAGAACCTGCACACGTTGTTCTCTGAGCTGAGGGAGGTGGTGCCTCCAGAGACGTTGGCCATCTGGAACCTCACCATGCCGCTAGGAGAGAGGATCCGAGGAGGTTTCCTGGTGCCGGAG atCGAGCACAGGGCTCCTCAGCTGCGTTACGATGTGATTGAGGCCAACTTCTTCAGCGGTACTCTGGCCGGCGCCTACGGACTGGACGTGTTGGACCTCCACTTCCAGTTCCGCTTCTCCCTGCAGCACCGCACGAGGGACGGCGTCCACTGGAACGCCGTGGCCCACCGCCACATCACGTCTCTGCTGCTGGAGCACTCTGCAGAGGCCTGGGGTGTGGCGCTGCCTGTtgtgggtgaggaggaggaccgcccacacacacacacacacgcgcattgCAATAATGGTG AGCAGAGTCCGGATACTTCTCTGCTGCTGGCCATTGAGAATACCAAACCTGCGGGTAAGTAA